The Epinephelus lanceolatus isolate andai-2023 chromosome 14, ASM4190304v1, whole genome shotgun sequence genome has a window encoding:
- the ybey gene encoding endoribonuclease YbeY produces MGVVLRNLQKVVPLRRARLRKDVDTLRHILGIHKFDLGIVCVDNHRIQQINHTYRKKNVPTDVLSFPFYEDLRPGKLPCPLHRDELNLGDIFLGVEFVMQQCREESLDLHATLTVVTAHGICHLLGYRHETEEEWTEMLQRESYILSEYNRLTGRHLEPLMKRCSQDR; encoded by the exons ATGGGAGTAGTACTGCGGAATCTCCAAAAGGTGGTGCCTCTTCGCCGCGCCAGGCTGCGCAAGGATGTTGACACACTGAGGCACATACTGGGCATCCATAAATTTGACTTGGGCATCGTTTGCGTGGATAACCACAGGATCCAGCAAATAAATCACACGTACAGAAAGAAAAATGTGCCCACGGACGTCCTGTCATTTCCATTCTACGAG GATCTGAGACCTGGTAAACTGCCTTGCCCCCTTCACAGGGATGAGCTGAACCTTGGGGACATTTTCTTGGGGGTTGAGTTTGTGATGCAGCAGTGCAGGGAGGAATCCCTAGATCTGCATGCAACCCTCACT GTCGTCACTGCACATGGAATCTGTCACCTATTGGGCTACAGACATGAGACAGAAGAAGAATGGACAGAG ATGCTGCAGAGGGAGAGCTACATCCTGAGTGAGTACAACAGACTCACAGGAAGACATCTGGAGCCACTGATGAAGAGATGCAGTCAGGATAGGTGA